The following is a genomic window from Citrifermentans bemidjiense Bem.
CGCCGATGAGCCCCACGTCGGAGATGGTGTGGTGCGGGGAGCGAAAGGGGCGGCAGGAAATGAGCGCGTGGTCCCGCTCCAGGAGACCCATAACGCTGTAGACCTTGGTCGTTTCGATCGCCTCCTCGAAGAGCATGGGGGGGAGGATGGAGGGGATGCGCCGCGCCAGCATGGTCTTGCCCGATCCTGGCGGGCCGATCATAAGCATGTTATATTCACAAGACCCATGTTACATGCTACAGTGCATCACCAGTTCACCTTTAGGAGGTCCGTAATGGCACGGGCATTCAGTTATCTTCGATTCAGCAGACCAGAACAGCGCAAGGGCGACAGCCTCAGGCGGCAGACCGAAGCAGCCAGGGAGTACGCAGACCGACACAACCTTGCCCTTGATGATTTCTCATTCCGCGACTTGGGGCACTCGGCCTACCGTGGCAGTCATGCAGAGATAGGAGGTCTCAGCCAGTTCCTTGCAGCGATTGACACAGGGCACGTGAAGCCCGGTGACTACCTGCTGATTGAAAACTTCGACAGGCTATCAAGGCAGGTATTAGACGAGGCATTCGACCTGCTACGCACGATCTGCAACAAGGGTATCTCTGTTGTAACTCTCCAGGATGGGAATATCTACGACAAGGAAAGTCTTAGCCGTAACTTTGCCTCTCTGATGTGGGCGCTGTTCGCCTTTGCCAGGGCACACGACGAAAGTGCTGTTAAGTCTGACAGGCTCCTCAGCACCTGGCACAACAAGCGTAAAGACATGCGCGTCAAGCCTCTCACTGGCAAGCTGCCGGGATGGCTGAGGCTGAGCGCTGAAAAGCAGATTACTGTCATTGAGGATCGCGCTGAGGTGGTCAAGGAGATTTTCACGAGGTACGTTGAGGGCCAGTCTCCAAGAACCATAGTGAACCGGCTGAACCAGAACAATGTCGAGTGCTGGGGCATCGGCAAGCAGAAGTCGAAGAAGTGGAACTCCTCCTACATCCAGAAGATACTGGACAACGAGTCCGTCATTGGGCGCTTCACACCGCATAAGATAATGTTCGAGGGGATCAAGAAGACGAGAGTCCCGCTCGAAACGGTCAATGACTACTTCCCGGTGATCATAGACGCTGAAACGTTTAATCGCGTCCAGGAGGTGCGGACGCGGAACAAGCTGGGCCGGAGAAAGGCAACAGGGGGCCTGACGAACGCGTTCTCCATGCTGTTCCGGTGCCCGGTCTGCGGAAGTTGGCTGGTAAGGGTCAACAAGAACAGTAAGAGCAACTGGCAATACCTCGTGTGCGGTGCCGCAAAAGCTGGCTACCGGGACGCCGACAGCGGCTACAGGTTGTGCCCAGGTGGCTACAAGGCCGTGCGCTACGACGTGGTAGAGCAGGCGTTTGTCGATGCGGTCCTGTGCGGTCGCTTTATCTCCTCAACAGGAAGCGCCTTGGAAGCCGTCGAGGCAGCGATAGAGGCGCAGAGAAAGCGCAGAGAGGAGAGCTTGCGGCGGTCTACGAACCTCACGAACGCGATAGCTGAAGGCGCTCTTAAAGGGAGTTCTCCTGTAATCAAAGACCTGGAAAAGTACAGCCTTGAAGTTGTTGGGCCAGCCGATGATGATCTCCAAATAGTGGGCAAGGTGGAGCACTGGACGGTAGCTG
Proteins encoded in this region:
- a CDS encoding recombinase family protein: MARAFSYLRFSRPEQRKGDSLRRQTEAAREYADRHNLALDDFSFRDLGHSAYRGSHAEIGGLSQFLAAIDTGHVKPGDYLLIENFDRLSRQVLDEAFDLLRTICNKGISVVTLQDGNIYDKESLSRNFASLMWALFAFARAHDESAVKSDRLLSTWHNKRKDMRVKPLTGKLPGWLRLSAEKQITVIEDRAEVVKEIFTRYVEGQSPRTIVNRLNQNNVECWGIGKQKSKKWNSSYIQKILDNESVIGRFTPHKIMFEGIKKTRVPLETVNDYFPVIIDAETFNRVQEVRTRNKLGRRKATGGLTNAFSMLFRCPVCGSWLVRVNKNSKSNWQYLVCGAAKAGYRDADSGYRLCPGGYKAVRYDVVEQAFVDAVLCGRFISSTGSALEAVEAAIEAQRKRREESLRRSTNLTNAIAEGALKGSSPVIKDLEKYSLEVVGPADDDLQIVGKVEHWTVAEELELLASAIKGAEIAIERLELDREALKPRTVDIKLRELKMAVCGPEIDRQKINMLLQALCDSSELNADTKEMTFNLRHADKPVVVVW